The proteins below are encoded in one region of Candidatus Babeliales bacterium:
- a CDS encoding ankyrin repeat domain-containing protein has product MKKYTILLLCIVMHCAQTMCMDAPVEKPIVTLFKAIKDRDNDKVKELVTAHPDIVNSYHACPSSSCFERVLFGEVTPLHVAVHVNYTTNVHFLLVSNADCNAATKGGQADTPLHLACSKEIAELLIENGALVEKRNEHGWTPLYAALFHPWRRLNKEVADCLIWYGADVNQRIEGPFQNTLLHEAASSSAPCDRVKLLLGHKADRTLVDAYGETPLKLAIHYHNGYEDLISLLR; this is encoded by the coding sequence ATGAAAAAGTACACCATTCTGTTGTTATGTATTGTTATGCATTGTGCACAAACTATGTGTATGGATGCACCAGTTGAAAAACCCATAGTAACATTATTCAAGGCTATTAAAGATCGCGATAACGATAAGGTCAAGGAGCTTGTTACTGCACATCCTGACATTGTAAATTCATATCATGCATGTCCTTCATCTTCTTGTTTTGAGCGCGTATTATTTGGTGAAGTTACGCCGCTGCATGTTGCAGTACATGTAAATTATACAACGAATGTTCACTTTTTACTTGTATCAAATGCTGATTGTAATGCAGCAACAAAAGGAGGGCAAGCAGACACACCACTCCATTTGGCGTGTAGTAAAGAGATAGCAGAATTATTGATAGAAAATGGGGCATTGGTAGAAAAAAGAAATGAGCATGGGTGGACGCCATTATATGCAGCATTGTTTCACCCATGGCGTCGGTTGAATAAAGAAGTTGCAGATTGCTTAATTTGGTATGGTGCAGATGTTAACCAGCGTATAGAAGGTCCTTTTCAGAACACCTTATTGCATGAGGCAGCGAGTTCAAGTGCTCCTTGTGATAGAGTTAAACTTTTATTGGGTCATAAAGCAGATAGAACATTGGTTGATGCGTATGGAGAAACTCCATTAAAGTTAGCAATACATTACCATAACGGATACGAAGATCTTATTAGTCTTTTGAGGTAG